The Streptomyces sp. TLI_105 DNA segment CGTGCCGGGCTGAGACGGCCCGCCGCTTCGCACCACCGGCTCCGGGGCGGGGTGAGTAGGCCCGCTCGCCCCGGGTAGCCGCCGCAGCGACATCGCCGAGCTTCCGGGGCGGGGGAGCGTCCGTCGTCCCGGACGGACGGGAAGGTGGCCACCATGAAGGCCGTCACGTGGCAGGGCCGGCGGAAGGTCTCGGTGGAGCAGGTGCCGGACCCCGTGCTGCAGAAGCCCACGGACGTGATCGTCCGGATCACGTCGAGCGGGCTGTGCGGTTCCGACCTGCATCTGTACGAGGTCCTCGGGCCGTTCCTCGACGCCGGCGACGTCCTCGGGCACGAGCCGATGGGCGTGGTGGAGGAGGTGGGCGCGGACGTGCGGCGGCTGCGGCCGGGGGCGCGGGTCGTGGTGCCGTTCAACGTGTCCTGCGGCACCTGCGCGATGTGCTCGCGGGGGCTGCACTCCCAGTGCGAGACCACACAGGTGCACGCGTACGACACGGGCGCCGCCCTGTTCGGCTACACGAAGCTGTACGGGCAGGTGCCGGGCGCCCAGGCCGAGTACCTGCGCGTGCCGTTCGGGGACACCCTGCCGATCCCGGTGCCGGACGGGCCGCCGGACGACCGCTTCGTCTACCTCTCGGACGTGCTGCCGACGGCGTGGCAGGGCGTCGAGTACGCCGAGGTCCCGCCGGGCGGTTCGGTCGCGGTCCTGGGCCTCGGTCCCATCGGCGACATGGCCGCGCGGATCGCCCTGCTGCGGGGCGCCGGCCTCGTCGTCGGCATCGACCCCGTGGCCGAGCGGCGGGACCGCGCGGCGGCCCGCGGGGTGCACGTCCTGGACTCCTCCGACGACGACCTGATCGACCGGGTGCGGGACCTCACGGACGGGCGGGGCCCCGACGCGGTGATCGACGCGGTCGGCATGGAGGCGCACGGCGCCCCGGTCGCCAAGGGGCTGCACACGATGGTCGCCCTGCTCCCGGACGGGCTCGCCGGGCGCATGATGCGCCGCTTCGGCGTGGACCGGCTGTCCGCGCTCCACCTGGCGGTCGAGCTGGTGAGCCGCGGCGGGACCGTGTCGCTCTCCGGGGTGTACGGGGGCGCTGCGGACCCGATGCCGTTGTTCGCCATGTTCGACAAGCAGCTCCGGCTCCACATGGGTCAGGCGAACGTGCTGCGGTGGGTCGACGATCTGCTCCCCCTGCTCACCGACGACGACCCCCTGGGCGTGGACGGCTTCGCCACGCACCGGCTGCCCCTGGACGCGGCGCCCGAGGCGTACGACATGTTCCAGGCCAAGCGCGACGGCGCCGTGAAGGTCCTCTTCTCCCCCGACGCGCACCTCCCGGACGGCAAGGCTCCCGCCGCGGAGCCGCCGACCGCCTGATCCCCGCCACGACCCCAGGGCCGCTTCGGACCGTTCCGAAGCGGCCCTGACGCGTTTCGCCTCAACCCGGGCCGCGGTCTTGCCAGTTGGGGTTCCTCCTTCAAAGAATGTGCATGACAACCGAAGGATCTTCGGTTGCACAGCCATCAGAGGGGAACCCCCACATGAAGAAGCCTCTCGCCGGCGCCCTGCTCGCCCTGCTCCTGGCAGGCGCGACAGCGGTTCCGGCCGCGGCCTCCGCACCCCGGGAGACGGTCGCACAGGCCCCGGCCCCGGCCTCCGCACCCCGGACCCAGGCCGTGACCGCCGTCGACTTCGCGGGAACGGTCGCGCTCAGCAACTGTTCCGGCTCCGTCGTCCGCACCCCGAGCTCCCTGCCGAGCGACCCCGCGCTCGTCCTCTCCAACGGCCACTGCCTGGAGACCGGCATGCCGGCGCCCGGCCAGGTCATCAAGGACCGGCGCTCCACCCGCTCGTTCACCCTGCTCAACTCGGCCGGCACCGGTGTCGGGACGCTGCGCGCGAGCAAGATCGCGTACGGCACGATGACCGACACGGACATCTCGATCTACCAGCTGACCAAGACGTACGCGCAGATCCAGAGCACGTACGGCATCAGCGCCCTGACCCTCAACGACGCCCACCCGGTCCAGGGTTCGGCGATCAAGGTGGTCTCCGGGTACTGGAAGCGGATCTACAGCTGCAACATCGACGGCTTCGTCTACCGCATGAAGGAGGGCGAGTGGACCTGGAAGGACTCGGTCCGCTACACCTCGGCGTGCAACACGATCGGCGGCACGTCCGGCTCGCCCGTGATCGACGCGACCACCGGCAAGGTCGTCGCCGTCAACAACACGGGCAACGAGAGCGGTGAGAGCTGCACCGTGAACAACCCGTGCGAGATCGACGAGAGTGGCGCCGTCACCGTCCGCCAGGGCATCAACTACGCCCAGGAGACGTACACGATCGTCCCCTGCATCGGCGCCGGCAGCGTGATCGACCTCAACCGCCCGGGCTGCGCCCTGCCCAAGCCGTAACGCCTCGGCCGTCTCCCGCCGGCCGCCCGTGTCCGGGCGGTCGGCGGGAGACGCCGTCGCACTCACGGCCGATTGAGTAGGCGTACTCATCACGGAGACCTCAAGCTCGCCGAGACTGTGTGCACCAGCGAGAGAGGCCCGTGACCGTGACCACGCAGCAGACCCGACGACCCCGTCCGCACCCCCGCACGACCGGCGGGGCGTTCGCCCGCCGCACCCTCCCCGGCCTCGCCGCCGCGAGCCTGACCGCGGCCTTCCTCCTGACGGGCTGCGCGTTCCAGATCCATGACCGGGTCTGCAGCTCCGGCCACTACCCGGTCAAGGCCGTCGGGAACACCACCGGCGGCGACTGCGTGGCGGACGGCCAGGAGCCGTTCGAGGGCTACGTCCGCTACCCCGCGGGCCAGGTGCCCGAGTACGTCGACGACAAGTGGGACCGCTACTGGTCCACGGTCGTCGTCGACGCCGAGGGCCGGGTGGTGCAGGGCTGACCGACCGTCAGGGAGCCATCTCGTACGCGCCCGACAGCGCCTCGACGCGCTGCCAGACGCGCTCCGACCGCGCCTCGTCGACGACGGGGCGCCGGACGGCGCCGAGCGCCCAGAGCTGCTGCTGCTCGGTCGCGGAGTCCTTGCCGTGCAGCTCGACCGCGTGCGCGGAGAAGTCGCGGACGAGGACGGCGAACAGCTCGTCGAGCACGTCCTCGTCGAGACCGGTCAGGGCGGCCTGCTCCAGGACCAGCTGCCCGTGGACGACGAGCGCGAAGAGCTGGCCCACGGCCAGGAGCAGGTCGAGGTCGCGGCTCTGCTCCTCGTCGGGCGCGGCCTTGAGCACGAACTCGCAGAGGGCGTCGGCCTGTTCGCGGAAACGGGCCACGTTGGACACGTGGGCGTACGCCTCGTAGGCCGGCCGCCAGTCGTGGAAGCGGACCGCGCCGAGACCCCGCGCCGGGC contains these protein-coding regions:
- a CDS encoding alcohol dehydrogenase catalytic domain-containing protein, which encodes MKAVTWQGRRKVSVEQVPDPVLQKPTDVIVRITSSGLCGSDLHLYEVLGPFLDAGDVLGHEPMGVVEEVGADVRRLRPGARVVVPFNVSCGTCAMCSRGLHSQCETTQVHAYDTGAALFGYTKLYGQVPGAQAEYLRVPFGDTLPIPVPDGPPDDRFVYLSDVLPTAWQGVEYAEVPPGGSVAVLGLGPIGDMAARIALLRGAGLVVGIDPVAERRDRAAARGVHVLDSSDDDLIDRVRDLTDGRGPDAVIDAVGMEAHGAPVAKGLHTMVALLPDGLAGRMMRRFGVDRLSALHLAVELVSRGGTVSLSGVYGGAADPMPLFAMFDKQLRLHMGQANVLRWVDDLLPLLTDDDPLGVDGFATHRLPLDAAPEAYDMFQAKRDGAVKVLFSPDAHLPDGKAPAAEPPTA
- a CDS encoding serine protease, which encodes MKKPLAGALLALLLAGATAVPAAASAPRETVAQAPAPASAPRTQAVTAVDFAGTVALSNCSGSVVRTPSSLPSDPALVLSNGHCLETGMPAPGQVIKDRRSTRSFTLLNSAGTGVGTLRASKIAYGTMTDTDISIYQLTKTYAQIQSTYGISALTLNDAHPVQGSAIKVVSGYWKRIYSCNIDGFVYRMKEGEWTWKDSVRYTSACNTIGGTSGSPVIDATTGKVVAVNNTGNESGESCTVNNPCEIDESGAVTVRQGINYAQETYTIVPCIGAGSVIDLNRPGCALPKP
- a CDS encoding SCO0607 family lipoprotein, translating into MTVTTQQTRRPRPHPRTTGGAFARRTLPGLAAASLTAAFLLTGCAFQIHDRVCSSGHYPVKAVGNTTGGDCVADGQEPFEGYVRYPAGQVPEYVDDKWDRYWSTVVVDAEGRVVQG